A window of the Azospirillum brasilense genome harbors these coding sequences:
- a CDS encoding FG-GAP repeat domain-containing protein, whose amino-acid sequence MADPNFTLLGTALFGIGKVGPSGVAGQATPVFVDIDGDGDLDALIGDVNGGITLYRNVGTSGWPSFTWAGTNPFGLSNVGGWSSPTFADLDGDGDLDLLIGSDSANSTNGSPLTGRGYLFYFRNVGTATTPSYVLAGTNPFGLSSTGFYAKPTFADIDGDGDLDAIIGSGSGDLYVYRNVGTRTEPSFSLVGVNAFGLGKVGSESINMSSPTFADIDGDGDLDAIIGTNAGDTVVYRNIGSRTNPNFSLVGTNPFGLADSGSYARPVFVDLDGDGDLDAIVGEQGGGSSPTGTARPPSLRRPG is encoded by the coding sequence ATGGCCGATCCGAACTTCACGCTGCTTGGCACCGCTCTGTTCGGCATCGGAAAAGTTGGCCCCTCCGGCGTGGCGGGACAGGCCACCCCGGTGTTCGTTGACATCGACGGCGACGGCGATCTCGATGCCCTGATCGGCGACGTAAACGGCGGCATCACGCTTTACCGGAACGTCGGGACGAGCGGCTGGCCTTCCTTCACCTGGGCCGGCACGAACCCCTTCGGCCTAAGCAATGTCGGCGGCTGGTCGTCGCCGACCTTCGCCGACCTCGACGGCGACGGCGACCTCGATCTGCTGATCGGCAGCGATTCCGCGAACAGCACCAACGGCTCGCCGCTGACCGGGCGCGGCTACCTGTTCTATTTCAGGAACGTGGGCACGGCGACCACCCCCAGCTACGTGCTGGCCGGCACCAATCCCTTCGGCCTCAGCAGCACCGGATTCTACGCGAAGCCGACCTTCGCCGACATCGATGGTGACGGCGATCTCGACGCCATCATCGGCAGCGGCAGCGGCGACCTGTACGTCTACCGCAACGTCGGCACCCGGACGGAGCCCAGCTTCTCGCTGGTCGGCGTCAACGCCTTCGGCCTCGGAAAGGTTGGCAGCGAGAGCATCAACATGTCCTCGCCGACCTTCGCGGACATCGACGGCGACGGCGATCTCGACGCCATCATCGGCACCAACGCCGGCGACACGGTCGTCTACCGCAACATCGGCAGCCGGACGAACCCGAACTTTTCGCTGGTCGGCACCAACCCCTTCGGCCTCGCCGACAGCGGCAGCTACGCCCGGCCGGTCTTCGTCGACCTCGACGGCGACGGCGACCTCGACGCGATCGTCGGCGAGCAGGGGGGAGGATCGTCGCCTACTGGAACGGCCCGGCCCCCGTCGCTCCGCCGACCGGGCTGA
- a CDS encoding tetratricopeptide repeat protein codes for MPANHTADLKTGIPVPPTNKRWADKRWALSLVRRHRRAIVQAPGHAAGYMNLGEGLRTLGQDGAAAVVNARALTLRPDYTQALCARSVLFAGQGCPRAALRLALRALAVDPAFPTGWDWLARLAGAESLDEVRLRAMLRSVRLTPTRTEALVAFGTALTDGDRVRGDARAREEGVGILQRTLALDPASPEAIGALAGAAFRLSRFSEVLRLIRQLHRIDPQNANAYAMRSVVATMLGDFDAAVAHGRCAVLLAPGEATPWINLALGLHALQHPEIAAHYNRRAARLDPGGAVGRFNLSLNLLAMGDLARGWRLYEARWRMGGARTPDHAPLWDGTDPAGRRILLTAEQGQGDTLHFIRYAPLLAARGARVEAQVQPSLVRLVSLMPGVSAVHRSDEPPPPCDAVVALLSLPRLFGTTLDTIPAAVPYLRTAPADEARWRERLTGEHRVGERRLKVGLVWAGDSHAAHLGANAVDGRRSLPLAALAPLASVPGIAWISLQKGAPAAQAGTPPPGMDLTDWMDDVTDFADTAALITQLDLVISVDTSVCHLAGGLGKPVWVLSRFDACWRWLIGRDDTPWYPTMRLFRQERPGDWDPVIARLAARLRIVADHRIPAAPTLLRA; via the coding sequence ATGCCGGCGAACCATACGGCCGATTTGAAGACCGGTATCCCCGTCCCACCCACGAACAAACGATGGGCGGACAAACGATGGGCGCTGTCCCTGGTCCGCCGTCACCGACGCGCCATCGTCCAGGCGCCCGGCCACGCCGCCGGTTACATGAATCTGGGTGAGGGGCTGCGCACGCTCGGCCAGGATGGCGCGGCGGCGGTGGTCAACGCCCGGGCTCTGACGCTGCGCCCGGATTATACCCAGGCGCTCTGCGCGCGGTCGGTCCTGTTCGCTGGGCAGGGTTGTCCGCGGGCGGCGCTGCGTCTGGCCTTGCGGGCGCTGGCGGTGGACCCGGCTTTTCCCACCGGCTGGGACTGGCTCGCCCGGCTGGCCGGCGCCGAATCGCTCGACGAGGTCCGGCTGAGGGCGATGCTCCGCTCCGTCCGGCTGACCCCGACCCGCACGGAGGCGCTGGTCGCCTTCGGCACGGCCCTGACAGACGGGGACCGGGTGCGGGGCGATGCCCGGGCGCGGGAAGAGGGAGTCGGCATTCTGCAGCGGACCCTGGCGCTCGATCCGGCGTCCCCGGAGGCGATCGGGGCGCTGGCCGGCGCCGCCTTCCGCCTCAGCCGTTTTTCGGAGGTGCTGCGTCTGATCCGCCAGCTGCACCGGATCGATCCGCAGAACGCCAACGCTTACGCCATGCGCAGCGTGGTCGCCACCATGCTGGGCGACTTCGACGCGGCGGTCGCCCATGGCCGTTGCGCCGTGCTTCTGGCGCCGGGGGAGGCCACCCCCTGGATCAATCTGGCGCTTGGCCTGCACGCGCTGCAGCATCCGGAGATTGCCGCCCATTACAATCGGCGTGCCGCGCGGCTGGACCCGGGTGGAGCGGTGGGCCGCTTCAATCTGTCGCTGAACCTGCTGGCGATGGGTGATCTGGCGCGTGGCTGGCGGCTCTACGAGGCGCGCTGGCGCATGGGCGGCGCCAGGACGCCGGATCACGCTCCACTCTGGGACGGCACCGACCCGGCGGGCCGACGTATCCTGCTGACCGCGGAGCAGGGACAGGGGGACACGCTGCACTTCATCCGCTACGCCCCGCTGCTGGCCGCGCGCGGCGCGCGGGTGGAGGCGCAGGTGCAGCCGTCGCTGGTCCGGCTGGTCTCCCTGATGCCCGGCGTGTCCGCGGTCCACCGGTCAGACGAACCGCCGCCGCCCTGCGATGCCGTGGTCGCGCTGCTGAGCCTGCCGCGCCTGTTCGGGACGACGCTGGACACCATCCCGGCCGCCGTTCCCTATCTGCGCACGGCGCCGGCCGACGAGGCGCGCTGGCGGGAGCGCCTGACGGGAGAACACCGGGTCGGAGAGCGCCGACTGAAGGTCGGGCTGGTCTGGGCCGGGGACTCGCATGCCGCGCACCTCGGCGCCAACGCGGTGGACGGGCGGCGCAGCTTGCCTCTGGCGGCGCTCGCTCCGCTGGCCTCCGTACCGGGAATCGCCTGGATCAGCCTCCAGAAGGGCGCTCCGGCGGCCCAGGCCGGGACGCCGCCGCCCGGCATGGACCTGACCGACTGGATGGACGACGTCACGGACTTCGCCGACACCGCCGCCCTGATCACGCAGCTCGATCTCGTCATCTCGGTCGACACGTCGGTGTGCCATCTCGCCGGCGGTCTGGGCAAGCCGGTCTGGGTGCTGTCGCGCTTCGACGCCTGCTGGCGCTGGCTGATCGGCCGAGACGACACGCCCTGGTACCCAACCATGCGCCTGTTCCGGCAGGAACGCCCCGGCGATTGGGATCCGGTCATCGCCCGGCTCGCCGCCCGCCTCCGCATCGTGGCGGACCACCGGATTCCCGCCGCGCCCACCCTATTAAGGGCATGA
- a CDS encoding response regulator transcription factor: MKPDDVSVFLVEDDEDFRDALADCLDGAGFHVRAFADALSFYKGSLSVRPDVAVIDVNLPDESGLEVLGHVTTLGIGAILLTARGTTSDRVAGYEAGADIYFVKPVDTHELIAAIRGLAVKGRRRMEAAGKSVEAPASEGAAPVWLLKQRSHLLVGPDLQVVRLADQQTRLLAALALHAPNAAPRDDLLAALGHNPEFSDRQILDSAIRRLRRTVEVSAGIPLAVTTIPRVGYALRDGIVLDPN; the protein is encoded by the coding sequence ATGAAGCCCGATGACGTTTCGGTTTTCCTCGTGGAAGACGACGAAGATTTCCGAGACGCCCTTGCCGATTGTCTCGATGGGGCCGGCTTTCATGTCCGTGCTTTTGCGGATGCGCTCAGTTTCTACAAAGGTTCTTTATCGGTACGACCGGACGTTGCGGTGATCGACGTCAACCTTCCGGATGAAAGCGGATTGGAGGTGCTTGGACACGTCACCACCCTGGGGATCGGGGCCATCCTGCTGACCGCTCGCGGCACCACCAGCGACCGGGTGGCGGGGTACGAGGCTGGGGCTGACATCTATTTCGTCAAGCCCGTGGACACGCACGAGCTGATCGCGGCGATCCGCGGTCTTGCCGTCAAGGGCCGTCGCCGCATGGAAGCCGCCGGGAAGAGCGTGGAAGCCCCGGCGTCCGAGGGTGCCGCACCGGTCTGGCTGCTGAAGCAGCGCTCGCACCTGCTGGTCGGTCCGGACCTGCAGGTCGTGCGTCTCGCCGATCAGCAAACCAGACTCCTGGCCGCGCTCGCCCTGCACGCGCCCAACGCCGCGCCGCGGGACGACCTGCTGGCCGCGCTCGGGCACAATCCGGAATTCAGCGACCGCCAGATCCTGGACTCCGCGATCCGCCGCCTGCGCCGTACCGTCGAGGTTTCCGCCGGCATTCCCCTCGCCGTGACCACCATCCCGCGGGTGGGTTACGCGTTGCGCGACGGCATCGTCCTCGACCCGAATTGA
- a CDS encoding sensor histidine kinase, protein MHLDGNTLFAMTGVMIFLSALVATLLYKLNTSVPGPRGWAWGNILVGVFFLLRMLPAPVPEWLSIAVANGILLLGQGFTYMGMRQFVGLPPLPAVPYVAALLVGTPLLWLLDDGNARVALVSTGLLAFSVATIAALVGRSDGSVIGRRLVIGLFAVNAVMLTFRIAMALGSSINMVPNNGGGGGTMALVLFVWNIPFVFIGCAGMVLMVAERLASQEARRAEALAGEVRERERVARLLTESERQLSDLVSSSPLPILVVFPDSLTVAFLNQRAADLLGPIQGTAIGARLPDLIDLGTVGEPETMLQARSRPPGEPWEAETLARLPDGRRLWLRVSAAAVGFARREALIVNLNDISVHKDLEQSLDAARQKAETALEIQRNAMAEQRNFLAMVSHEFRNPLAVIHVAVDDLTAGGELAGRSLDKLARIRRAAQRMRKLVEDCLAEDWLEAASLTPALQPLDTADLTRSLCADLALLHRHATFAVHLPSEPATVMADPSLLSVALSNLIDNAVKYSHPCEVTVTLSVERDTVQLCVHNPGAAILPADLGHIFEKFYRSPNVGRRAGAGLGLYLVKRIIEAHAGRIEVDSRDGAGTAFTVQLPPVNPVRDKSLPNPRQTAMNATVASVEMVH, encoded by the coding sequence ATGCATCTGGACGGCAACACTCTTTTCGCCATGACCGGAGTGATGATTTTCCTCTCGGCTCTGGTGGCCACGCTTCTCTACAAGCTCAACACCTCGGTGCCCGGTCCGCGGGGCTGGGCGTGGGGCAACATCCTGGTGGGGGTCTTTTTCCTGCTGCGGATGCTTCCCGCCCCGGTGCCGGAGTGGCTGAGCATCGCCGTCGCCAACGGCATTCTCCTGCTGGGCCAGGGCTTCACCTACATGGGAATGCGGCAGTTCGTCGGCCTGCCGCCCCTTCCGGCCGTTCCGTATGTCGCAGCCCTTCTGGTGGGGACGCCGCTGCTCTGGCTGCTCGACGACGGCAACGCACGCGTCGCTCTGGTCAGCACTGGGCTGCTCGCCTTTTCGGTCGCCACCATCGCCGCTCTGGTCGGACGGTCCGATGGCAGCGTGATCGGCCGGCGGTTGGTGATCGGCCTGTTCGCCGTCAACGCGGTGATGCTGACGTTTCGCATCGCCATGGCTCTGGGCAGTTCGATCAACATGGTGCCGAACAATGGGGGTGGCGGTGGCACCATGGCGCTGGTTCTGTTCGTCTGGAACATCCCCTTCGTCTTCATCGGCTGCGCCGGAATGGTGCTGATGGTTGCCGAGCGGCTGGCCTCGCAGGAGGCCCGGCGCGCCGAAGCCTTGGCCGGCGAGGTGCGGGAACGCGAACGCGTTGCCCGGCTGCTGACGGAGAGCGAGCGGCAATTGAGCGATCTGGTCAGTTCCTCGCCGCTGCCGATCCTCGTGGTGTTTCCGGACAGCCTGACGGTCGCCTTCCTGAACCAGCGGGCCGCGGACCTGCTCGGCCCCATCCAAGGGACCGCCATCGGCGCCCGGCTGCCCGATCTGATCGACCTGGGCACGGTGGGAGAGCCCGAAACCATGCTTCAGGCCCGGAGCCGTCCGCCGGGCGAACCATGGGAGGCTGAAACGTTGGCCCGCCTGCCCGACGGACGGCGGCTGTGGCTGCGCGTGTCCGCCGCCGCGGTGGGATTCGCACGGCGCGAAGCGCTGATCGTCAACCTCAACGACATCTCCGTTCACAAGGACCTGGAACAGAGTCTGGACGCCGCGCGCCAGAAGGCCGAGACGGCCTTGGAGATCCAACGCAACGCCATGGCGGAGCAGCGAAACTTCCTGGCCATGGTGTCGCACGAGTTCCGCAACCCGCTGGCCGTCATCCACGTCGCGGTGGATGATCTGACCGCGGGCGGCGAGTTGGCGGGACGAAGCCTCGATAAGCTGGCGCGCATCCGACGCGCAGCGCAGCGCATGCGCAAGCTGGTCGAGGACTGCCTCGCCGAGGATTGGCTGGAAGCGGCGAGCCTCACGCCGGCCCTGCAGCCGTTGGACACGGCGGACCTGACACGGTCGCTGTGCGCCGATTTGGCTTTGCTGCACCGTCATGCCACCTTTGCCGTCCATCTGCCGAGCGAGCCGGCGACGGTCATGGCTGATCCATCACTTTTGTCGGTGGCTCTGTCGAACCTGATCGACAACGCCGTCAAATATTCCCATCCCTGTGAGGTCACCGTGACCCTGTCGGTGGAGCGCGACACGGTGCAACTGTGCGTCCACAATCCGGGTGCAGCAATTCTGCCGGCCGATCTGGGTCACATCTTCGAAAAGTTTTACCGATCACCCAACGTTGGGCGGCGCGCCGGAGCAGGACTCGGTCTCTATCTTGTCAAACGCATCATAGAGGCTCACGCCGGGCGCATAGAGGTTGACAGCCGCGACGGTGCCGGAACCGCGTTCACCGTGCAGCTGCCCCCAGTCAATCCGGTGCGGGATAAGAGCCTCCCGAACCCACGTCAAACCGCCATGAATGCGACCGTTGCCTCGGTTGAGATGGTCCACTGA
- a CDS encoding plasmid pRiA4b ORF-3 family protein, producing the protein MMAAMYEPPTIAQLKITILDIDPPIWRRLLVPRKTTLAELHHIIQAAFGWLDYHLHQFEIGGLRFGDPDMLNADAFDDDSRALPEEDVRLFDFLSTPPPFLYLYDFGDDWHHRIEIETLRLPEADRKYPACIDGARSRPPEDVGGVHGYAEFLDVLHDPNHPDHADMKRWAGRAFHPEKFDIAKTDRAVRSAVRAAKRRAALSRYD; encoded by the coding sequence ATGATGGCGGCCATGTATGAGCCGCCGACCATCGCCCAGCTGAAGATCACGATCCTGGACATCGACCCGCCGATCTGGCGGCGCCTGCTGGTGCCGCGCAAAACCACGCTGGCCGAGTTGCACCACATCATTCAGGCCGCCTTCGGCTGGCTCGACTACCATCTCCATCAGTTCGAGATCGGCGGCTTGCGCTTCGGCGACCCCGACATGCTCAACGCCGACGCCTTCGACGACGACAGCCGGGCATTGCCGGAGGAGGACGTTCGCCTGTTCGACTTCCTGTCCACCCCGCCGCCGTTCCTCTATCTCTACGACTTCGGCGACGATTGGCACCATCGGATCGAGATCGAAACCCTGCGTTTGCCCGAGGCCGATCGCAAGTACCCCGCCTGCATCGACGGCGCCCGCTCGCGACCGCCAGAGGACGTCGGCGGTGTCCATGGCTACGCTGAGTTCCTCGACGTCTTGCACGACCCAAACCACCCCGACCATGCCGACATGAAGCGATGGGCGGGCCGAGCATTCCATCCCGAAAAGTTCGACATCGCCAAAACCGATCGCGCTGTTCGCTCCGCTGTCCGCGCCGCAAAACGCCGAGCGGCACTGTCACGATACGACTGA
- the istA gene encoding IS21 family transposase: MTGARITDRQVRRYMDERRQGDSQATAAAKAGFSERTARRIDANPIPPSQRPRERTWRTREDPFAGVWDEELVPVLRSAPHIRATTLLEELQRRHPGDYPDRLLRSLQRRVALWRATEGPEQELIFRQDHPPGYQALSDFTETASLGITIDGIPFDHLLYHFWLAYSGWEAVKLVQGGESFTALTEGLQEALWQLGGVPHTHRTDRLSAAYRNLTAEDDEAAGYAAFCRHYGMTPTRNNAGVAHENGSVEAAHGHLKAALRDALDLRGSRDFPDIPTYQAFLQDTVARKNARRRKALEVELPELKPLPRHRTTDFSTTTVTVTRSGTISVRKVLYTVPSRLVGCRLKVHLYDDRLLCWLGTTQVLTLARKHPKGKLRDRVVDYRHLAASLVRKPQAFRRSVFRDELFPRPAFRRAWEVLDEQLDDRQACRVYVGLLHLAATGACEAALAEHLDAVLDRGGLPDLEGARTAVAPPQPAAVPLITVAPPDLAGYDRLLRPATATPDPEPA; the protein is encoded by the coding sequence ATGACGGGCGCGCGGATCACCGACCGGCAGGTCAGGCGGTACATGGACGAGCGCAGGCAAGGAGACAGTCAGGCGACGGCGGCGGCGAAGGCCGGGTTCAGCGAGCGGACGGCGCGCCGGATCGACGCCAACCCGATCCCGCCAAGCCAACGGCCCCGTGAACGGACCTGGCGTACCCGCGAGGATCCGTTCGCCGGCGTGTGGGACGAGGAGTTGGTGCCGGTTCTGCGCTCAGCTCCACACATCCGGGCGACCACCCTGCTGGAAGAGCTCCAGCGCCGTCACCCCGGCGACTATCCTGATCGCCTGCTGCGTTCGCTTCAGCGCCGGGTCGCCCTGTGGCGGGCGACCGAAGGCCCGGAGCAGGAGTTGATCTTCCGCCAAGACCACCCTCCCGGTTATCAGGCCCTGTCCGATTTCACCGAGACCGCCAGCCTCGGCATCACCATCGACGGCATCCCCTTCGACCATCTCCTCTATCATTTCTGGCTGGCCTACAGCGGCTGGGAGGCCGTCAAGCTCGTCCAGGGCGGCGAGAGCTTCACCGCCCTGACCGAAGGGCTTCAGGAAGCGCTGTGGCAACTCGGCGGCGTTCCTCACACCCATCGCACCGACCGCTTGTCCGCCGCCTACCGCAACCTGACGGCCGAGGACGACGAAGCCGCCGGGTACGCCGCCTTCTGCCGCCATTACGGCATGACCCCGACCCGCAACAACGCCGGCGTCGCTCATGAGAACGGCAGCGTTGAAGCCGCCCATGGACATCTGAAAGCAGCCTTGCGCGACGCCCTCGATCTGCGTGGGTCGCGCGATTTCCCGGACATTCCCACCTACCAGGCCTTCCTGCAGGACACCGTCGCCCGCAAGAACGCCCGCCGCCGAAAGGCGCTGGAGGTGGAGTTGCCGGAACTCAAGCCGCTGCCCCGCCACCGCACCACCGATTTCTCCACCACCACCGTCACCGTGACCCGTAGCGGCACCATCTCCGTGCGCAAGGTGCTCTACACCGTGCCGTCCCGGCTTGTCGGCTGCCGGCTTAAGGTGCATCTCTACGACGACCGGCTGCTCTGTTGGCTGGGCACGACCCAGGTGCTGACGCTCGCCCGCAAGCATCCCAAGGGCAAGCTGCGCGACCGGGTCGTCGATTACCGCCACCTCGCCGCATCCCTGGTGCGCAAGCCGCAGGCGTTCCGCCGCTCCGTTTTCCGCGACGAACTCTTTCCCCGACCGGCCTTCCGCCGGGCCTGGGAGGTGCTGGACGAACAGCTCGACGACCGGCAGGCGTGCCGCGTCTACGTCGGTCTGCTTCATCTGGCGGCCACCGGCGCCTGCGAGGCGGCCCTGGCCGAGCATCTCGACGCCGTGCTCGACCGCGGCGGCCTGCCCGATCTCGAGGGTGCCCGGACGGCCGTGGCGCCTCCCCAGCCGGCGGCGGTGCCACTGATCACCGTGGCGCCGCCCGATCTCGCCGGATACGACCGCCTGCTGCGGCCGGCCACCGCCACCCCCGATCCGGAGCCTGCATGA